Proteins encoded by one window of Mastacembelus armatus chromosome 23, fMasArm1.2, whole genome shotgun sequence:
- the med21 gene encoding mediator of RNA polymerase II transcription subunit 21: protein MADRLTQLQDAVNSLADQFCNAIGVLQQCAPPASFSNIQTAINKDQPANPTEEYAQLFAALIARTAKDVDVLIDSLPSEESTAALQAASLRQLEEENHEAAARLEEVVYRGDMLLEKIQSALADIAQSQLRTRNGAPCQTSPAES from the exons atgGCGGACAGGCTAACGCAGCTTCAAGACGCTGTTAATTCG cTTGCAGATCAATTTTGTAATGCCATTGGCGTTCTGCAACAATGTGCGCCTCCTGCCTCCTTCAGTAACATCCAGACAGCTATCAACAAGGATCAGCCTGCAAATCCAACTGAAG AATATGCCCAGTTATTTGCAGCACTGATTGCCAGAACAGCCAAAGATGTAGATGTACTCATCGACTCTCTGCCCAGTGAGGAGTCCACAGCAGCTCTGcag GCGGCCAGTCTGCGGCAGCTAGAGGAAGAGAACCACGAGGCAGCAGCTCGTCTGGAGGAGGTGGTTTACCGCGGTGATATGCTCCTGGAAAAGATCCAGAGCGCCTTGGCTGACATTGCTCAATCTCAGCTCCGCACCCGCAACGGAGCGCCATGCCAGACCTCACCAGCTGAATCCTGA
- the fgfr1op2 gene encoding FGFR1 oncogene partner 2 homolog isoform X1, translated as MNCTLEKVLADAKSLVERLRNHDNAAEMLIEQTTSLNKRVEAMKQYQEEIDALNQVARHRPRSSLVLGIQQENRQIRELQQENKELRTSLEEHQSALELIMTKYREQVFRLLMASKRDDPAIVSQLKEQHNTEMQAHIDKINEMASVMRKAIEVDEGRVCEDEERIKQLELENSGLRELLGISREAFLVLKREDASESTSLSPLVTSADVSLRKS; from the exons ATGAACTGTACCTTAGAGAAGGTCCTGGCAGATGCCAAATCATTGGTGGAAAGGCTTCGGAACCATGACAACGCCGCTGAGATGTTAATCGAACAGACAACATCCCTCAACAAGCGAGTGGAAGCCATGAAACAG TACCAAGAGGAGATTGACGCACTGAACCAGGTTGCACGACACCGACCTCGGTCCAGTCTGGTCCTTGGAATCCAACAGGAAAACCGTCAGATCCgagagctgcagcaggaaaacaaag AATTACGGACGTCGTTGGAGGAGCACCAGTCTGCATTAGAACTCATCATGACCAAATACAGGGAGCAGGTGTTCAGGCTCCTGATGGCTAGCAAGAGGGACGACCCTGCCATCGTGAGCCAGCTAAAGGAGCAGCACAACACG GAAATGCAAGCACACATAGACAAGATCAACGAGATGGCCTCTGTGATGAGGAAGGCGATAGAGGTGGACGAGGGGCGGGTGTGTGAAGACGAGGAGAGGATCAAACAGCTAGAG CTAGAGAATAGTGGCCTTCGGGAGCTCCTGGGAATCAGCCGTGAGGCTTTCTTGGTTCTGAAGAGAGAAGACGCGTCAGAGAGCACGTCGCTGTCGCCGTTGGTGACCAGCGCTGATGTCAGCTTACGAAAGAGTTAG
- the tm7sf3 gene encoding transmembrane 7 superfamily member 3 isoform X2 — MFQNISLSQNETVQAVVSRIPREVAFITLQFHTQHRNATLSYTRMPGLGLSLTAVDSGLLSALQPGQTSLSLYLSSPDSDAVVGTGVILPFSSTDPVPGACNLESNLDNDPNVYIHYNLYETTIRFAPANIGYKRGGPPPACDQSTGTTTRWRLQYDVYQYFLPENDLSEHTLFSSIQAMADIRGVMENGKRVMTLLSSDMSRAVFNSIPGQGIIYSVIVRDPLLNSSASYVPVHTYACSFTSTLDSCQTLGKISTKVFFTITGLAGLFVCFFGHRFFKSELFCMGFSFAAFFSFVLITRTTELDYNIRLAVSAVIGVVGGVVLVMSWWRFGSVMACVVVVGLMLGFLVASIVLFTPLGDLDVFRRLDVVFWVTFCCIMITVPLFFVRWPKEGNITACGIVGAYAVILAVNAYIYTSLSYITLNILKRFLNSNFSAVFTDVPFQTTDYIMITVWVLLGVCGIVLQLYCERSRPFFPPSPYLMWLQERERRKTNVLDPSHHFPSLPSRLLARIQQLTKRRESVGEHTPLLL; from the exons ATGTTCCAGAACATCAGCCTCTCGCAGAATGAGACGGTTCAGGCCGTGGTGTCCAGGATCCCTCGGGAGGTCGCCTTCATCACCCTGCAGTTCCACACGCAGCACCGCAACGCCACGCTCTCCTACACCAGG ATGCCAGGCCTGGGTCTCTCTCTGACAGCGGTGGATTCAGGGCTCCTGTCTGCTCTCCAGCCAGGCCAGACGTCCCTCTCCTTGTACCTGTCTTCTCCTGACAGTGACGCTGTGGTGGGCACCGGGGTCATCCTCCCGTTCTCCAGCACTG ACCCTGTCCCTGGCGCCTGCAACCTGGAGTCCAACCTGGACAATGACCCAAACGTCTATATCCACTACAACCTCTACGAGACCACGATCCGTTTTGCACCAGCAAACATAGGATATAAGAG AGGTGGACCTCCTCCAGCCTGCGACCAGTCGACAGGAACCACCACGCGCTGGCGGCTGCAGTATGACGTCTACCAGTACTTCCTGCCTGAGAATGACCTATCGGAGCACACCCTGTTCAGCAGCATTCAGGCCATGGCCGACATCCGGGGCGTGATGGAGAACGGCAAAAGA GTCATGACGCTGCTGTCATCGGATATGAGCAGGGCAGTATTCAACTCCATCCCCGGCCAGGGGATCATTTACTCAGTCATCGTCAGAGATCCTCTACTGAACAGCTCGGCCTCCTATGTCCCCGTCCACACCTACGCCTGCAGCTTTACGTCCACTCTGGACAGCTGTCAAACCCTCG gAAAGATATCCACAAAAGTTTTTTTCACAATCACTGGCTTAGCAGGGCTCTTCGTCTGCTTCTTTGGGCATCGATTCTTCAAAAGTG AGCTGTTTTGCATGGGATTTAGCTTTGCAGCGTTTTTCTCCTTTGTGCTCATCACAAGAACCACAGAACTGGATTACAACA TCCGCCTGGCCGTCTCAGCAGTGATTGGCGTAGTGGGCGGCGTTGTCCTGGTGATGAGCTGGTGGCGTTTCGGTTCAGTCATGGCCTGTGTCGTCGTGGTCGGCCTGATGCTCGGCTTCCTCGTCGCCTCCATCGTGCTCTTCACTCctcttg GTGACCTTGATGTGTTCAGGCGCTTAGATGTGGTTTTCTGGGTGACGTTCTGCTGCATCATGATCACCGTTCCACTCTTCTTCGTGCGCTGGCCCAAAGAG GGTAACATCACAGCGTGCGGCATCGTTGGTGCTTACGCAGTCATTTTGGCAGTCAACGCCTACATTTACACCAGCCTTTCTTACATCACCCTGAACATCCTCAAACGCTTCCTCAACAGCAACTTCAGTGCAGTGTTCACCGACGTGCCGTTCCAGACCACCG ACTACATCATGATCACAGTGTGGGTGTTGCTCGGCGTCTGTGGCATCGTGCTGCAGCTCTACTGCGAGCGCTCCCGGCCGTTCTTCCCTCCCAGCCCCTACCTCATGTGGCTGCAGGAACGAGAACGCCGTAAGACCAACGTCCTGGACCCGAGCCACCACTTCCCCTCGCTGCCCAGCCGCCTCCTGGCCCGAATACAGCAGCTGACAAAGCGCAGGGAGTCAGTGGGAGAACACACACCTTTGCTCCTGTAA
- the LOC113142138 gene encoding serine/threonine-protein kinase 38-like, translating into MAMTGGTAAALPMSNHTRERVTVAKLTLENFYSTLLTQHEEREMRQKKLEKAMDEEGLPDEEKVMRRSQHARKETEFLRLKRTRLGLDDFESLKVIGRGAFGEVRLVQKKDTGHIYAMKILRKADMLEKEQVAHIRAERDILVEADGAWVVKMFYSFQDKRNLYLIMEFLPGGDMMTLLMKKDTLSEEATQFYIAETVLAIDSIHQLGFIHRDIKPDNLLLDSRGHVKLSDFGLCTGLKKAHRTEFYRNLTHNPPSDFSFQNMNSKRKAETWKKNRRQLAYSTVGTPDYIAPEVFMQTGYNKLCDWWSLGVIMYEMLIGYPPFCSETPQETYRKVMNWKETLVFPPEVPISERAKDLILRYCTDAENRIGAVSVEEIKSHPFFESVDWEHIRERPAAISIEIKSIDDTSNFDDFPESDILQPANSTEPDFKSKDWVFLNYTYKRFEGLTQRGTIPTYMKAGKA; encoded by the exons ATGGCCATGACGGGAGGGACTGCAGCTGCCCTTCCCATGAGCAACCACACCCGAGAGAGGGTGACTGTGGCCAAGCTGACACTGGAAAACTTCTACAGCACTCTGCTCACCCAGCACGAGGAGCGTGAGATGAG GCAGAAAAAGCTGGAGAAGGCGATGGATGAAGAAGGTTTACCAGATGAAGAG AAAGTAATGCGGCGCTCACAGCATGCCCGTAAGGAGACTGAGTTTTTGCGACTGAAGAGGACACGACTTGGCTTGGATGACTTTGAGTCCCTTAAAGTGATTGGACGAGGTGCTTTTGGGGAG GTGCGTTTGGTGCAGAAAAAAGACACAGGGCACATTTACGCCATGAAGATTCTGAGAAAAGCAGACATGCTGGAAAAGGAACAG GTTGCTCATATTCGGGCAGAGAGGGACATACTGGTGGAGGCGGATGGCGCCTGGGTGGTCAAGATGTTCTACAGCTTCCAGGACAAGAGAAACCTCTATCTCATCATGGAGTTCCTGCCTGGAG GCGACATGATGACCCTGCTGATGAAGAAGGACACGCTGTCTGAAGAGGCCACCCAGTTCTACATTGCAGAGACAGTTTTGGCCATTGACTCCATCCACCAGCTGGGCTTCATCCACAGAGACATCAAACCAGACAACCTGCTGCTGGACTCCAGG GGCCATGTGAAGCTGTCAGATTTTGGCCTGTGTACAGGATTGAAGAAAGCTCATCGCACTGAATTTTACAGAAACCTGACGCACAACCCACCTAGTGACTTCT CTTTTCAAAATATGAACTccaagagaaaagcagaaaccTGGAAGAAGAACCGGAGGCAGCTG GCTTATTCCACTGTAGGAACACCAGACTATATCGCTCCTGAGGTTTTCATGCAGACGGGCTACAATAAGCTGTGTGACTGGTGGTCTCTGGGTGTCATCATGTATGAAATGCTCATTG GTTATCCACCTTTCTGCTCGGAGACGCCACAGGAGACGTACAGGAAAGTGATGAACTGGAAAGAAACACTGGTTTTCCCACCTGAAGTCCCCATATCAGAGAGGGCCAAAGACTTGATATTAAG gtatTGCACTGATGCTGAGAACAGGATTGGAGCTGTGAGTGTGGAAGAGATCAAAAGTCATCCGTTCTTTGAGTCAGTGGACTGGGAACACATCAG GGAGCGGCCAGCAGCCATCTCCATTGAAATCAAGAGCATTGATGACACCTCCAATTTTGATGATTTCCCTGAATCAGATATCCTTCAGCCAG CCAATTCGACCGAGCCAGACTTCAAGTCGAAGGACTGGGTGTTCCTCAACTACACGTACAAACGCTTCGAGGGTCTGACTCAGCGAGGCACCATACCCACATACATGAAGGCAGGGAAGGCCTGA
- the fgfr1op2 gene encoding FGFR1 oncogene partner 2 homolog isoform X2, which translates to MTCISSGMNCTLEKVLADAKSLVERLRNHDNAAEMLIEQTTSLNKRVEAMKQYQEEIDALNQVARHRPRSSLVLGIQQENRQIRELQQENKELRTSLEEHQSALELIMTKYREQVFRLLMASKRDDPAIVSQLKEQHNTEMQAHIDKINEMASVMRKAIEVDEGRVCEDEERIKQLELENSGLRELLGISREAFLVLKREDASESTSLSPLVTSADVSLRKS; encoded by the exons ATGACTTGTATTTCCTCAGGCATGAACTGTACCTTAGAGAAGGTCCTGGCAGATGCCAAATCATTGGTGGAAAGGCTTCGGAACCATGACAACGCCGCTGAGATGTTAATCGAACAGACAACATCCCTCAACAAGCGAGTGGAAGCCATGAAACAG TACCAAGAGGAGATTGACGCACTGAACCAGGTTGCACGACACCGACCTCGGTCCAGTCTGGTCCTTGGAATCCAACAGGAAAACCGTCAGATCCgagagctgcagcaggaaaacaaag AATTACGGACGTCGTTGGAGGAGCACCAGTCTGCATTAGAACTCATCATGACCAAATACAGGGAGCAGGTGTTCAGGCTCCTGATGGCTAGCAAGAGGGACGACCCTGCCATCGTGAGCCAGCTAAAGGAGCAGCACAACACG GAAATGCAAGCACACATAGACAAGATCAACGAGATGGCCTCTGTGATGAGGAAGGCGATAGAGGTGGACGAGGGGCGGGTGTGTGAAGACGAGGAGAGGATCAAACAGCTAGAG CTAGAGAATAGTGGCCTTCGGGAGCTCCTGGGAATCAGCCGTGAGGCTTTCTTGGTTCTGAAGAGAGAAGACGCGTCAGAGAGCACGTCGCTGTCGCCGTTGGTGACCAGCGCTGATGTCAGCTTACGAAAGAGTTAG
- the tm7sf3 gene encoding transmembrane 7 superfamily member 3 isoform X1: MFRQIWLLLFVSLSEIQAQVENQVIFQPGMFQNISLSQNETVQAVVSRIPREVAFITLQFHTQHRNATLSYTRMPGLGLSLTAVDSGLLSALQPGQTSLSLYLSSPDSDAVVGTGVILPFSSTDPVPGACNLESNLDNDPNVYIHYNLYETTIRFAPANIGYKRGGPPPACDQSTGTTTRWRLQYDVYQYFLPENDLSEHTLFSSIQAMADIRGVMENGKRVMTLLSSDMSRAVFNSIPGQGIIYSVIVRDPLLNSSASYVPVHTYACSFTSTLDSCQTLGKISTKVFFTITGLAGLFVCFFGHRFFKSELFCMGFSFAAFFSFVLITRTTELDYNIRLAVSAVIGVVGGVVLVMSWWRFGSVMACVVVVGLMLGFLVASIVLFTPLGDLDVFRRLDVVFWVTFCCIMITVPLFFVRWPKEGNITACGIVGAYAVILAVNAYIYTSLSYITLNILKRFLNSNFSAVFTDVPFQTTDYIMITVWVLLGVCGIVLQLYCERSRPFFPPSPYLMWLQERERRKTNVLDPSHHFPSLPSRLLARIQQLTKRRESVGEHTPLLL; the protein is encoded by the exons ATGTTTCGTCAGatttggctgctgctgtttgtctccCTGAGTGAGATCCAGGCTCAAGTGGAAA ACCAGGTGATTTTCCAGCCGGGAATGTTCCAGAACATCAGCCTCTCGCAGAATGAGACGGTTCAGGCCGTGGTGTCCAGGATCCCTCGGGAGGTCGCCTTCATCACCCTGCAGTTCCACACGCAGCACCGCAACGCCACGCTCTCCTACACCAGG ATGCCAGGCCTGGGTCTCTCTCTGACAGCGGTGGATTCAGGGCTCCTGTCTGCTCTCCAGCCAGGCCAGACGTCCCTCTCCTTGTACCTGTCTTCTCCTGACAGTGACGCTGTGGTGGGCACCGGGGTCATCCTCCCGTTCTCCAGCACTG ACCCTGTCCCTGGCGCCTGCAACCTGGAGTCCAACCTGGACAATGACCCAAACGTCTATATCCACTACAACCTCTACGAGACCACGATCCGTTTTGCACCAGCAAACATAGGATATAAGAG AGGTGGACCTCCTCCAGCCTGCGACCAGTCGACAGGAACCACCACGCGCTGGCGGCTGCAGTATGACGTCTACCAGTACTTCCTGCCTGAGAATGACCTATCGGAGCACACCCTGTTCAGCAGCATTCAGGCCATGGCCGACATCCGGGGCGTGATGGAGAACGGCAAAAGA GTCATGACGCTGCTGTCATCGGATATGAGCAGGGCAGTATTCAACTCCATCCCCGGCCAGGGGATCATTTACTCAGTCATCGTCAGAGATCCTCTACTGAACAGCTCGGCCTCCTATGTCCCCGTCCACACCTACGCCTGCAGCTTTACGTCCACTCTGGACAGCTGTCAAACCCTCG gAAAGATATCCACAAAAGTTTTTTTCACAATCACTGGCTTAGCAGGGCTCTTCGTCTGCTTCTTTGGGCATCGATTCTTCAAAAGTG AGCTGTTTTGCATGGGATTTAGCTTTGCAGCGTTTTTCTCCTTTGTGCTCATCACAAGAACCACAGAACTGGATTACAACA TCCGCCTGGCCGTCTCAGCAGTGATTGGCGTAGTGGGCGGCGTTGTCCTGGTGATGAGCTGGTGGCGTTTCGGTTCAGTCATGGCCTGTGTCGTCGTGGTCGGCCTGATGCTCGGCTTCCTCGTCGCCTCCATCGTGCTCTTCACTCctcttg GTGACCTTGATGTGTTCAGGCGCTTAGATGTGGTTTTCTGGGTGACGTTCTGCTGCATCATGATCACCGTTCCACTCTTCTTCGTGCGCTGGCCCAAAGAG GGTAACATCACAGCGTGCGGCATCGTTGGTGCTTACGCAGTCATTTTGGCAGTCAACGCCTACATTTACACCAGCCTTTCTTACATCACCCTGAACATCCTCAAACGCTTCCTCAACAGCAACTTCAGTGCAGTGTTCACCGACGTGCCGTTCCAGACCACCG ACTACATCATGATCACAGTGTGGGTGTTGCTCGGCGTCTGTGGCATCGTGCTGCAGCTCTACTGCGAGCGCTCCCGGCCGTTCTTCCCTCCCAGCCCCTACCTCATGTGGCTGCAGGAACGAGAACGCCGTAAGACCAACGTCCTGGACCCGAGCCACCACTTCCCCTCGCTGCCCAGCCGCCTCCTGGCCCGAATACAGCAGCTGACAAAGCGCAGGGAGTCAGTGGGAGAACACACACCTTTGCTCCTGTAA